A stretch of the Modestobacter marinus genome encodes the following:
- a CDS encoding IS3 family transposase (programmed frameshift), producing the protein MPKPYPKEFRDDVVNVARNREPGQHLKQIAADFGISESCLTNWMKAADVEDGVKPGTTAAENADLREARKRIRLLEQENEVLRRAAAYLSQANLPKMIYPLVRELAVDGIAVTVTCRVLKIARQPYYRWLADPVTTSDLTQAHRANALFDAHRDDPEFGYRLLVDEAAANGQPMTARTAWAICSTNGWWSAFGKPRRGKGGRPGPPVHDDRVNRVFTAEAPNAVWLTDITEHRTAEGKLYLCAIKDVHSNRIVGYSIDSRMKSRLAVTALDNAVARRHADGADVAGCIVHSDRGSQFRSRKFVRALNRHQLSGSMGRVGAAGDNAAMESFFALLQKNVLDRRHWRTQQELRIAIVTWIERTYHRRRRQDALGRLTPIEYETIVPTLAAQAA; encoded by the exons GTGCCCAAGCCCTACCCCAAGGAGTTCCGCGACGACGTCGTGAACGTCGCCCGCAACCGTGAGCCGGGCCAGCACCTGAAGCAGATCGCTGCCGACTTCGGGATCAGCGAGTCCTGTCTGACGAACTGGATGAAGGCCGCTGACGTCGAAGACGGCGTCAAGCCCGGGACCACGGCGGCGGAGAACGCGGACCTGCGCGAGGCCCGCAAGCGGATCCGGTTGCTCGAGCAGGAGAACGAGGTCCTGCGCCGCGCGGCGGCCTACCTGTCGCAGGCGAATCTGCCG AAAATGATCTACCCGCTCGTCCGTGAGCTCGCCGTCGACGGGATCGCCGTGACGGTGACGTGCCGGGTTCTCAAGATCGCCCGCCAGCCCTACTACCGGTGGCTGGCCGACCCGGTCACCACCAGCGACCTCACCCAGGCGCACCGGGCCAATGCGCTGTTCGACGCCCACCGGGACGATCCGGAGTTCGGCTACCGCCTGCTCGTCGACGAGGCCGCCGCGAACGGTCAGCCGATGACTGCCCGGACCGCCTGGGCGATCTGCTCGACCAACGGCTGGTGGAGCGCGTTCGGTAAGCCTCGCCGGGGCAAGGGCGGCCGTCCCGGCCCGCCGGTGCACGACGACCGGGTCAACCGGGTGTTCACCGCCGAGGCGCCCAACGCCGTGTGGTTGACCGACATCACCGAACACCGCACCGCCGAGGGCAAGCTCTACCTGTGCGCGATCAAGGACGTGCACTCCAACCGGATCGTCGGCTACTCCATCGACTCCCGGATGAAGTCCCGGCTCGCGGTCACCGCGCTGGACAACGCCGTCGCCCGGCGCCATGCCGACGGCGCTGACGTGGCCGGCTGCATCGTGCATTCCGACCGCGGATCCCAATTCCGCAGCCGGAAATTCGTGCGCGCCCTCAACCGGCATCAGCTGTCCGGCTCGATGGGCAGAGTCGGCGCGGCCGGCGACAACGCGGCCATGGAATCGTTCTTCGCCCTGCTCCAGAAGAACGTGCTCGACCGCCGCCACTGGCGCACCCAGCAAGAGCTGCGGATCGCGATCGTCACCTGGATCGAACGCACCTACCACCGCCGGCGGCGTCAGGACGCCCTCGGTCGACTCACGCCCATCGAGTACGAGACCATCGTCCCCACACTGGCCGCTCAGGCTGCCTGA
- a CDS encoding DDE-type integrase/transposase/recombinase yields MPTVQGWLYLACVTDVFSRMIIGWSMASHRKTDLVVDAVTMAVHRRGGRVPGVIHHSDRGGEYSSHALERELRRHGALASMGSVADCFDNALAESVFATLECELFDQQPGGRFATRREAKLAVFDYLETFYNPRRRHSALGQIAPATFEARHTLTTAA; encoded by the coding sequence GTGCCCACGGTGCAGGGCTGGCTCTACCTGGCCTGCGTCACCGACGTGTTCAGCCGCATGATCATCGGCTGGTCGATGGCCTCCCACCGCAAGACCGACCTCGTCGTCGACGCCGTGACCATGGCGGTGCACCGACGTGGCGGCCGGGTGCCCGGCGTGATCCACCACAGCGACCGCGGCGGGGAGTACAGCTCCCACGCCCTGGAACGCGAGCTACGCCGGCACGGGGCGCTGGCCAGCATGGGCAGCGTCGCGGACTGCTTCGACAACGCCCTGGCTGAAAGCGTGTTCGCCACCCTCGAGTGCGAACTGTTCGACCAGCAGCCCGGCGGTCGCTTCGCCACCCGACGCGAGGCCAAGCTCGCCGTCTTCGACTACCTCGAGACGTTCTACAACCCGCGCCGGCGGCACTCGGCTCTCGGCCAGATCGCGCCGGCGACCTTCGAAGCACGGCACACTCTCACCACCGCGGCCTGA
- the ltrA gene encoding group II intron reverse transcriptase/maturase gives MNTDAPWPELSQAVPRVLAMQTKLHRWAAADPGRRFDDLANLVYDPAFLTVAWDRVRGNAGARTAGVDQIAPRSVGDGAGELLADLRRELKAGQFSPERVREKTIPKTSGKLRRLGIPTTRDRVVQAALKLVLEPIFEADFQPCSYGFRPRRRAQDAIAEIHYLASPTRNYEWVFEADIEACFDQIDHSALLGRVRHRIGDKRVLSWVTAFLKAGVLSEDGLNRETITGTPQGGILSPLLANIALSVLDEHFAAKWAALGPSWTRAKRRRAGQPVMKLVRYADDFVILLHGQRGDAEALWDEVGAVLAPMGLRLSVAKTRVCHIDDGFDFLGWRIQRRRWAGRTGKKAIYTYPAKKALASIVDKVRTLTRRASHRTLADLLRRINPVLRGWCTYFRHGVSSRTFGYVDHYAFWRIVGWLRKRHPRLNMHTLVRRFLPGWKIRAEGIEFFRPTAVAIERYRYRGTRIPTPWTSATTAA, from the coding sequence GTGAACACCGACGCACCGTGGCCGGAGCTGTCCCAAGCCGTCCCACGGGTACTGGCGATGCAGACCAAGCTGCACCGTTGGGCGGCGGCCGATCCTGGCCGCCGCTTCGATGACCTGGCCAACCTCGTCTATGACCCGGCCTTTCTCACCGTCGCGTGGGACCGGGTGCGGGGCAACGCCGGTGCGCGAACCGCCGGAGTCGATCAGATCGCACCGCGATCGGTCGGCGATGGCGCCGGTGAGTTGCTGGCTGATCTTCGGCGCGAGTTGAAGGCCGGGCAGTTCTCGCCGGAGCGGGTGCGGGAGAAGACGATTCCCAAGACGTCGGGCAAGCTGCGGCGACTGGGGATTCCGACTACCCGTGACCGGGTCGTGCAGGCGGCGTTGAAGCTGGTGCTCGAGCCGATCTTCGAGGCGGACTTCCAGCCGTGTTCCTACGGCTTCCGCCCGAGGCGCCGAGCGCAGGACGCGATCGCCGAGATTCACTATCTCGCCTCACCCACCCGGAACTACGAGTGGGTGTTCGAAGCAGACATCGAGGCGTGCTTCGACCAGATCGACCATTCGGCCCTGCTGGGCCGAGTGCGGCATCGGATCGGAGACAAACGCGTGCTGAGCTGGGTGACGGCGTTCCTGAAGGCAGGCGTTCTCTCCGAGGACGGGCTGAACCGGGAGACGATCACCGGCACTCCGCAGGGCGGGATCCTGTCACCGCTGCTGGCCAACATCGCCCTGTCCGTGCTGGACGAGCACTTCGCCGCAAAATGGGCGGCGCTCGGCCCGTCTTGGACACGCGCCAAGCGTCGTCGTGCCGGGCAGCCGGTCATGAAACTCGTCCGCTACGCGGATGACTTCGTGATCCTGCTGCACGGCCAGCGCGGCGACGCCGAAGCGCTTTGGGACGAAGTTGGCGCAGTGCTGGCGCCGATGGGCCTGCGCCTCTCGGTGGCCAAGACCAGGGTCTGCCACATCGACGACGGGTTCGACTTCCTCGGCTGGCGCATTCAACGCCGCCGCTGGGCAGGTCGGACCGGCAAGAAGGCGATCTACACCTACCCCGCGAAGAAGGCGCTGGCCTCCATCGTGGACAAGGTGCGGACGCTGACCCGCCGAGCCAGCCACCGAACGCTTGCTGACCTGCTGCGCCGGATCAACCCGGTGCTGCGGGGCTGGTGCACCTACTTCCGTCACGGAGTGTCCTCGCGCACCTTCGGCTACGTCGACCACTACGCCTTCTGGCGCATCGTTGGCTGGCTGCGCAAACGACACCCCCGACTGAACATGCACACCCTGGTCCGCCGGTTCCTTCCTGGCTGGAAGATCCGCGCGGAAGGCATCGAGTTCTTCCGGCCCACGGCAGTCGCCATCGAGCGCTACCGCTACCGGGGCACTCGTATCCCGACCCCATGGACAAGCGCCACCACGGCGGCATGA